One region of Faecalibacter bovis genomic DNA includes:
- a CDS encoding SDR family NAD(P)-dependent oxidoreductase: protein MQAKVIVITGTSSGVGLTLANYFYDKGHTVYGLSRTKKGLEKFTHIPTDVSDKENVKRTFQQILSETNNRIDVLINNAGIGMLGAVEDASKDDIEKVLNVNVYGTLFTMQEVLPIMRAQKSGHILNVSSIASNNGLPFRGYYSASKAMIDRLVESARLENRHTGVEIATLNFGDIKTNIAEGRVKTFVSSFYKSKYDAMVADIDHEVQLGTPTEDLIPIIEGIMNRKSTKPHYYIGKTMQKFSVTLKSILPQKVFENIIAKYSKLD from the coding sequence ATGCAAGCAAAAGTTATTGTTATTACAGGAACTTCGTCTGGAGTTGGATTAACATTGGCCAACTATTTTTACGACAAAGGACATACCGTTTATGGTTTATCTCGTACCAAAAAAGGATTGGAGAAGTTTACTCATATTCCAACAGATGTATCAGATAAAGAGAATGTAAAACGAACTTTTCAGCAAATTTTATCAGAAACTAATAATCGCATTGATGTCTTGATTAATAATGCAGGTATTGGAATGCTTGGTGCTGTAGAAGATGCTTCGAAAGATGATATAGAAAAAGTTCTTAATGTAAATGTTTATGGAACTTTGTTCACTATGCAAGAAGTTTTACCTATCATGCGTGCACAAAAATCAGGTCATATTTTAAATGTTTCATCAATTGCGAGTAATAACGGTTTGCCTTTTAGAGGATATTACTCGGCTTCGAAAGCGATGATTGACCGTTTGGTTGAATCAGCTCGTTTAGAAAATCGTCATACCGGCGTAGAAATAGCAACTTTAAATTTTGGTGATATTAAGACAAATATTGCAGAAGGTCGTGTCAAAACTTTTGTATCCTCTTTTTATAAATCAAAATATGATGCAATGGTTGCCGATATTGACCATGAAGTTCAATTAGGTACACCAACTGAAGATTTAATTCCGATAATCGAAGGAATTATGAATAGAAAAAGTACTAAACCACATTATTATATCGGTAAAACAATGCAGAAGTTTTCTGTCACGTTGAAAAGTATTTTACCACAAAAAGTTTTCGAAAATATTATTGCTAAATATTCAAAATTAGATTAA
- a CDS encoding lysylphosphatidylglycerol synthase transmembrane domain-containing protein, with the protein MNNTLNQKTKKYIVTGLKLAISFILIYYVFFIKLHIFDILANYKNANWFYIAVAIILYILSQALSVFRLDYYFRDIDLDLSYISNVRLYFLGMFYNTFVPGGIGGDAYKVYVLNKNYKISLKEISQAVFLDKIIGLCAMLLIIIFLVYFSNLTDIPIIQYGALGSSLIGFIAVPIILGIIFPKHKKTFFNSMIYSIVLQLIQVGMLYFVLEGLNIQPENFSIYLLIFLFSGILSIISFSGFGIREVVFMYAANRFNFDETLATSAAFMFSVITISIAFIGIIYLFKGVKIEEKKKSIKISN; encoded by the coding sequence ATGAATAACACATTGAATCAAAAAACTAAAAAATATATCGTTACAGGATTAAAACTTGCCATCAGTTTTATCTTAATCTATTATGTATTTTTTATCAAATTACATATTTTCGACATCTTAGCAAATTATAAAAATGCCAACTGGTTTTATATAGCAGTTGCAATTATACTTTATATTTTATCACAAGCATTATCAGTATTTAGATTAGATTATTACTTCAGAGACATTGATTTAGACTTATCCTATATTTCTAATGTGCGCTTATACTTCTTAGGCATGTTTTATAACACGTTTGTTCCTGGCGGAATTGGTGGAGATGCTTATAAAGTCTACGTGTTGAATAAGAATTATAAAATAAGTTTAAAAGAAATATCACAGGCAGTATTTTTAGATAAAATCATTGGTTTATGTGCCATGCTGCTAATTATTATTTTTCTAGTTTATTTCTCCAATCTTACAGATATTCCAATCATACAATATGGAGCATTAGGAAGTTCATTGATAGGATTTATTGCTGTTCCAATAATATTAGGAATTATTTTCCCAAAACATAAGAAAACGTTCTTCAATTCAATGATCTATTCAATTGTTTTACAATTAATACAAGTTGGTATGTTATATTTTGTGTTAGAAGGATTAAATATTCAACCAGAAAATTTCAGCATTTATTTATTGATATTTTTATTTTCTGGTATATTATCCATAATCTCATTTAGTGGTTTTGGTATTCGAGAAGTCGTATTTATGTATGCCGCTAATCGATTTAATTTTGATGAAACATTAGCAACAAGTGCTGCTTTTATGTTCTCTGTTATTACAATTTCAATTGCTTTTATCGGTATCATTTACTTATTTAAAGGTGTAAAAATTGAAGAGAAGAAAAAAAGTATTAAAATTTCAAATTAA
- a CDS encoding lipoprotein signal peptidase — translation MKKVFLITLLVIILDQLSKIYVKTNFYLGEDVEVFSWFKIAFVENPGMAYGMEFGGVTGKIVLTVLRVILIGFIIHLIRDWAKKISNNYFLVPAALVLAGAIGNVIDCVFYGVMFDKGTTWDTMFGGWVGYPGLAEMNFSGYSGWLTGCVVDMLYFPLVEFNWPSWVPFVGGQHYKFFQPVFNIADTAISIGGFALFIFRNKAFITDTGEKMKF, via the coding sequence TTGAAGAAAGTCTTTTTGATTACTTTATTGGTCATAATTTTAGATCAATTATCAAAAATTTATGTCAAAACTAATTTTTACTTAGGCGAGGATGTTGAGGTGTTTAGCTGGTTCAAAATCGCCTTCGTAGAAAATCCAGGGATGGCATACGGAATGGAGTTTGGTGGTGTTACAGGGAAAATTGTTTTAACGGTTTTACGCGTTATTTTAATTGGTTTTATTATTCACCTAATTAGAGATTGGGCGAAGAAAATATCGAATAATTATTTTCTTGTTCCTGCAGCATTAGTTTTAGCAGGTGCAATAGGAAACGTAATAGATTGCGTTTTTTATGGAGTAATGTTCGATAAAGGAACTACTTGGGATACCATGTTCGGTGGATGGGTTGGATATCCAGGCTTAGCTGAAATGAATTTTTCAGGTTATTCTGGTTGGCTAACTGGTTGCGTCGTAGATATGCTTTATTTCCCTTTGGTTGAATTTAATTGGCCAAGTTGGGTTCCATTTGTAGGAGGTCAACATTACAAGTTTTTTCAGCCTGTTTTTAATATTGCAGATACCGCAATTTCAATCGGTGGTTTTGCCTTATTTATTTTTAGAAACAAAGCTTTTATTACCGATACTGGTGAGAAAATGAAGTTTTAA
- a CDS encoding TraR/DksA family transcriptional regulator: MTTDERVRYSDKELEEFRALIQDKLDQAIRDYELLKEAYMNDSSNGTDDTSPTFKAFEEGSETMSKEQNAQLASRQEKFIRDLKNALIRIENKTYGICRVTGKLINPERLKLVPHATLSIEAKNLQR, encoded by the coding sequence ATGACTACAGACGAAAGAGTGAGATACTCTGATAAGGAATTAGAAGAGTTTAGAGCATTAATTCAAGATAAATTGGATCAAGCAATTCGCGATTATGAACTTTTAAAAGAAGCTTATATGAATGATAGTTCGAATGGTACGGATGATACATCACCAACATTCAAAGCTTTTGAAGAAGGTTCTGAAACAATGAGCAAAGAGCAAAATGCTCAATTAGCTTCACGTCAAGAAAAATTTATCAGAGATTTAAAAAATGCATTAATTCGCATCGAGAACAAAACGTACGGAATTTGTCGTGTAACAGGAAAATTAATTAATCCTGAACGTTTAAAATTAGTTCCACACGCAACTTTAAGTATCGAAGCGAAAAATTTACAACGTTAA
- the ileS gene encoding isoleucine--tRNA ligase — translation MANKFKEYKHLDLVQVAHDTLQDWKENNVFEKSITSREGNDSYVFYEGPPSANGKPGIHHVLSRSIKDIFCRYQTLKGKQVFRKAGWDTHGLPVELGTEKELGITKEDIGTKISITEYNEACKNTVMRYTDLWNDLTEKMGYWVDMDDPYITYKPKYMESVWWLLKQIYNKDLLYKGYTIQPYSPKAGTGLSSHELNQPGTYKDVTDTTIVAQFKAKKESSDLLKDVDGDVYFLAWTTTPWTLPSNTALTVGPKIDYVLVETFNQYTFEPIKVILAKPLLGKQFNKPYFLAETEEDFTVYAAGNKTIPYRILAEYKGADLVGAQYEQLLPWALPFEDADKAFQVIPGDFVTTEDGTGIVHTAPTFGADDAKVAKDAGVPAMLILDANGNAVPLVDLQGRFVESLGEGFGGKYVKNEYYDEGQEPERSVDVEIAILLKERNQAFKVEKYKHSYPHCWRTDKPILYYPLDSWFIKVTEVKDRMVELNQEINWKPKATGEGRFGNWLENVNDWNLSRSRYWGIPLPIWRTEEGDEVTVVGSVEELVAEIEKSIAAGFMTTNPFESFEVGNMSEDNYDLIDLHKNVVDEITLVSASGKPMKRESDLIDVWFDSGAMPYAQVHYPFENKELIDNGTMYPADFIAEGVDQTRGWFYTLHAIGTLVFDSKAYKNVVSNGLVLDKNGQKMSKRLGNAVDPFDTLATYGPDATRWYMIANAQPWENLKFDLVGVDEVRRKLFGTLYNTYSFFALYANVDGFTYAEEEIPVEERAELDQWILSELNTLTKKVDAYLAEYEPTKAARAIQEFVIDNLSNWHIRLSRRRFWRGEYSKDKISAYQTLYTVLETVAILGSPIAPFFMDRLYKDLNAATGKNAAESVHLALFPTVDESLIKSDLEEQTHLAQTATSMILSLRKLSDMKVRQPLQKVIIPVLNDSMKQKLESITELLKQEVNVKEIQLLTNEEASSLLVKSIKPNFKTLGPKFGKEMKAISVATTQLSNDEIVKLETEGKIDLVIDNKTYTLELEDFEISTKDIPGWTVASNSTLTVALDIQLSEELINEGIAREIVNRVQNLRKETGLEVTDKIILLLKNDEPIVKAVEKNKDYICSETLTEVLEIVDSVENGHAVEINGIETVIAVLKK, via the coding sequence ATGGCAAATAAATTCAAAGAATATAAGCACTTAGACTTAGTACAAGTCGCACATGATACTTTACAAGATTGGAAAGAAAATAATGTTTTTGAGAAAAGTATTACATCTCGTGAAGGGAATGATTCATACGTTTTCTACGAAGGTCCACCTTCAGCAAACGGAAAGCCAGGAATTCACCATGTTTTATCACGTTCAATCAAAGATATTTTTTGTCGTTACCAAACGTTGAAAGGAAAACAAGTTTTTCGTAAAGCAGGTTGGGATACTCATGGTTTACCAGTTGAATTAGGTACTGAAAAAGAATTAGGTATTACTAAAGAAGATATTGGTACTAAAATTTCGATTACTGAATATAACGAAGCTTGTAAAAATACAGTTATGCGTTACACAGATTTGTGGAATGATTTAACTGAAAAAATGGGGTATTGGGTTGATATGGATGATCCATATATTACTTACAAGCCTAAATACATGGAGTCAGTTTGGTGGTTATTGAAACAAATTTATAATAAAGATTTATTATACAAAGGTTACACAATCCAACCATATTCGCCAAAAGCAGGTACTGGTTTATCTTCTCACGAGTTAAATCAACCAGGAACTTATAAAGATGTTACTGACACAACAATTGTAGCTCAATTCAAAGCAAAGAAAGAATCTTCAGATTTATTAAAAGATGTTGATGGAGATGTTTATTTCTTAGCTTGGACAACAACTCCTTGGACTTTACCTTCGAATACAGCCTTAACAGTAGGACCAAAAATTGATTACGTTTTAGTTGAAACTTTCAACCAATATACATTCGAACCAATAAAAGTAATCTTAGCAAAACCATTGTTAGGAAAACAATTTAATAAACCATATTTCTTAGCAGAAACTGAAGAAGATTTCACAGTTTATGCAGCAGGAAACAAAACAATTCCTTACCGTATTTTAGCTGAATACAAAGGAGCTGATTTAGTTGGAGCTCAATACGAACAATTATTACCATGGGCTTTACCATTTGAAGATGCTGACAAAGCATTCCAAGTTATTCCTGGAGATTTCGTTACAACAGAAGACGGTACAGGTATCGTTCATACAGCGCCTACTTTTGGTGCAGATGATGCTAAAGTTGCGAAAGATGCAGGTGTTCCAGCCATGTTAATTTTAGATGCAAACGGTAATGCTGTTCCATTAGTAGATTTACAAGGTCGTTTCGTTGAGTCTTTAGGTGAAGGTTTCGGAGGAAAATACGTTAAAAACGAATACTACGATGAAGGGCAAGAACCAGAAAGATCGGTTGATGTTGAAATCGCAATTTTATTAAAAGAGCGCAACCAAGCCTTCAAAGTTGAAAAATACAAACACAGTTACCCACATTGTTGGCGTACTGACAAACCAATTTTATATTACCCATTAGATTCTTGGTTCATTAAAGTAACTGAGGTGAAAGATCGTATGGTTGAATTAAATCAAGAAATTAACTGGAAACCAAAAGCTACTGGTGAAGGTCGTTTCGGAAATTGGTTAGAAAATGTAAATGACTGGAATTTATCTCGTTCTCGTTACTGGGGTATTCCATTACCAATTTGGAGAACTGAAGAAGGTGATGAAGTAACAGTTGTTGGTTCTGTTGAAGAATTAGTTGCTGAAATTGAGAAATCTATCGCAGCTGGTTTTATGACAACAAATCCTTTCGAATCTTTCGAAGTTGGAAATATGTCTGAAGATAACTATGATTTAATCGACTTACACAAAAATGTAGTGGATGAAATCACTTTAGTTTCTGCTTCAGGAAAACCAATGAAACGCGAATCTGACTTAATCGACGTTTGGTTCGATTCAGGAGCGATGCCTTATGCACAAGTTCACTATCCATTCGAGAACAAAGAATTAATCGACAACGGAACAATGTATCCTGCTGATTTCATTGCAGAAGGGGTAGATCAAACGCGTGGTTGGTTCTATACTTTACATGCAATTGGAACATTAGTTTTCGATTCTAAAGCATACAAAAATGTTGTGTCTAATGGATTAGTTTTAGATAAGAATGGACAAAAAATGTCTAAACGTTTAGGAAATGCTGTTGATCCTTTTGATACTTTAGCTACTTATGGGCCTGATGCTACGCGTTGGTACATGATTGCTAATGCTCAACCATGGGAAAACTTAAAATTCGATTTAGTAGGTGTTGATGAGGTTCGTCGTAAATTATTCGGAACGTTATATAACACTTATTCATTCTTTGCTTTATACGCAAATGTTGATGGATTTACATATGCTGAAGAAGAAATTCCTGTAGAAGAACGTGCAGAATTAGACCAATGGATTTTATCAGAATTAAATACTTTAACGAAAAAAGTTGATGCTTATTTAGCAGAATACGAACCAACAAAAGCGGCTCGTGCAATTCAAGAATTCGTTATCGATAATTTATCTAACTGGCACATTCGTTTATCAAGAAGACGTTTCTGGAGAGGAGAGTACTCAAAAGATAAAATATCTGCATACCAAACTTTATATACAGTATTAGAAACTGTTGCTATTTTAGGATCTCCAATCGCACCATTCTTTATGGATCGTTTGTACAAAGACTTAAATGCTGCAACTGGTAAAAATGCTGCTGAATCTGTACACTTAGCATTATTCCCAACTGTGGATGAATCGTTAATCAAATCAGATTTAGAAGAGCAAACTCATTTAGCGCAAACAGCAACAAGTATGATTTTATCACTTCGTAAATTAAGTGATATGAAAGTACGTCAACCATTACAAAAAGTAATTATTCCTGTATTAAATGATTCGATGAAACAAAAATTAGAATCAATTACAGAATTATTAAAACAAGAGGTTAACGTTAAAGAAATTCAATTATTAACAAACGAAGAAGCTTCTAGTTTATTGGTTAAATCAATTAAACCTAATTTTAAAACATTAGGACCTAAGTTTGGTAAAGAAATGAAAGCTATTTCAGTTGCTACCACACAATTGTCAAATGACGAAATTGTTAAATTAGAAACTGAAGGTAAAATTGATTTGGTAATCGACAATAAAACTTATACTTTAGAACTAGAAGATTTTGAAATTTCTACTAAAGATATTCCAGGTTGGACTGTAGCATCTAATTCTACTTTAACAGTAGCTTTAGACATACAATTATCTGAAGAATTAATCAACGAAGGAATTGCGCGCGAAATTGTGAATCGTGTTCAAAATTTACGTAAGGAAACAGGACTAGAAGTAACCGACAAAATAATACTATTATTAAAAAATGATGAACCTATCGTAAAAGCTGTTGAGAAAAACAAAGATTACATCTGTTCGGAAACATTAACTGAAGTACTAGAAATAGTTGATTCGGTTGAAAATGGTCACGCAGTTGAAATTAATGGAATAGAAACAGTTATTGCGGTACTAAAAAAGTAA
- a CDS encoding DUF4836 family protein produces MRKLLNVIMFTFLLLQLLSCGNKKDYVEMIPADSDFVIQLNPKTIAQKGNFKNISQYNVAELALNEINNTDPELKELINSIKKSPTEAGLDIISPIYIFGKKVNNKTIVTLSMNMNSKSDFENHLKTIYKSIYNQEISFTDENNYTFINGNKKPYIAWNKNQFFFIAGEYGTSTTTLNTFFEKLIKNENSLIDNISFEDFIKNTQDVNIWYTGNFTQYFAKNSSQNPNELDLTKSSWATYLSFNDNNISFTQKFHPDPATKIELEKRPMWKSKINTDFYKYFPERSYANFSIGVYPSNTRSVLNNYNLLSDFFTEYNIDVKTLEQSFEGEALLSIFDFEAAKTFSVNDYFGKKETFEKKIIIPQFILAGKMKDKNFYQHFISNFRNGITTHGNYHVLKINSTQNIYFAYNHNIMFITNNQIQINNFVLNRVSKNNFVQSPFSAGAKNSMFANVNLNFEDYPIEVKQYFLQNSPIPVTNEIEKFINQFSKLEINVTDEYTKTGKLHLKNNNVNTLETLLLFLDQTYSVYSNPGILSNGKN; encoded by the coding sequence ATGAGAAAATTATTGAATGTGATAATGTTTACTTTCCTGCTGTTACAACTTTTAAGTTGTGGGAATAAGAAAGATTATGTTGAAATGATTCCAGCAGACTCTGATTTTGTCATCCAATTAAACCCAAAAACGATAGCTCAAAAAGGAAATTTTAAAAATATCAGTCAGTATAATGTAGCTGAATTAGCGCTGAATGAAATTAATAATACTGATCCTGAGTTAAAAGAATTGATCAATTCAATTAAAAAATCTCCAACTGAAGCTGGTTTAGATATTATCTCGCCAATTTACATTTTTGGTAAAAAGGTGAATAATAAAACTATTGTTACGCTATCCATGAATATGAATAGCAAAAGCGATTTTGAGAATCATTTAAAAACGATTTATAAATCCATCTACAACCAAGAAATTTCTTTTACTGATGAAAATAATTACACCTTCATCAATGGAAATAAAAAACCATACATCGCTTGGAATAAAAATCAATTTTTCTTTATTGCTGGAGAATACGGAACTTCTACAACAACTTTAAATACTTTTTTTGAAAAATTAATAAAAAATGAAAATTCATTAATTGATAATATAAGTTTTGAAGATTTCATTAAAAATACACAAGATGTAAACATTTGGTATACTGGAAATTTCACTCAATATTTTGCTAAAAATTCAAGCCAAAATCCAAATGAATTAGATTTAACAAAAAGTTCATGGGCGACTTATCTTTCTTTTAATGATAATAATATCAGTTTTACGCAAAAATTTCATCCAGATCCAGCTACAAAAATCGAATTAGAAAAACGACCAATGTGGAAATCTAAAATCAATACCGATTTTTATAAATATTTCCCTGAAAGAAGTTATGCGAATTTTTCTATTGGTGTATATCCATCAAATACACGAAGCGTATTAAATAATTATAATTTGTTATCAGATTTTTTTACTGAATATAATATTGATGTTAAAACTTTAGAACAATCTTTCGAAGGTGAGGCTTTACTTAGCATTTTTGATTTTGAAGCTGCTAAAACTTTCAGTGTAAATGACTATTTCGGTAAAAAAGAAACTTTTGAAAAAAAGATTATTATTCCACAATTTATTTTAGCTGGTAAAATGAAGGACAAAAATTTTTATCAACATTTTATTTCAAATTTCAGAAATGGAATTACAACGCATGGAAATTATCACGTGCTAAAAATAAATTCAACGCAAAATATTTATTTCGCTTACAATCATAACATTATGTTTATCACGAATAATCAAATTCAGATTAATAATTTTGTTTTGAACCGTGTAAGTAAAAATAATTTTGTTCAATCGCCATTTTCAGCCGGAGCTAAAAATTCGATGTTTGCTAATGTTAATTTAAACTTTGAAGATTATCCGATCGAAGTAAAACAATATTTTCTTCAGAATTCACCTATTCCGGTAACAAATGAAATAGAAAAATTTATCAATCAATTTTCTAAATTAGAAATTAATGTAACAGATGAATACACTAAAACTGGAAAGTTGCATCTTAAAAATAATAACGTAAATACGTTAGAAACACTATTATTATTTTTAGACCAAACCTATTCAGTTTATTCAAATCCAGGAATTTTATCAAATGGAAAAAATTAA
- a CDS encoding ATP-binding cassette domain-containing protein, producing the protein MEKIKINKVIPHPLKDFGFSESELWDKELVFEKGKYYQIVAHSGIGKSTLINIIYGDRNDYDGNVLFDGQNISALNSKNWNEIRKTKISYVFQGLHLFEELTLLENIQLKNGLTNHASENEIKNWIEVVGLSKHLNQKAVHLSYGQRQRIAVIRAFCQTFDFILLDEPFSHLDQINQTLLLDLIINEAKKNNAGIILTSLQTIEDQRLNHVINL; encoded by the coding sequence ATGGAAAAAATTAAAATAAATAAAGTCATTCCACACCCACTTAAAGATTTTGGTTTTAGCGAATCTGAACTTTGGGACAAAGAATTGGTTTTCGAAAAAGGTAAATATTATCAAATTGTAGCACATTCTGGAATCGGAAAATCAACATTAATCAACATCATTTATGGTGATAGAAATGATTATGACGGAAATGTTTTATTTGATGGTCAAAATATTTCAGCATTAAATTCTAAAAATTGGAATGAGATCAGAAAAACAAAAATTTCTTATGTTTTTCAAGGTTTACATCTTTTTGAAGAATTGACACTTTTAGAAAATATTCAACTAAAAAATGGATTAACCAATCATGCCAGTGAAAATGAGATTAAAAATTGGATTGAAGTGGTTGGATTATCAAAACATTTGAATCAAAAAGCTGTGCATCTTTCTTATGGGCAAAGGCAACGAATTGCTGTAATTAGAGCTTTTTGTCAAACATTTGATTTTATCCTTTTAGATGAGCCTTTTAGCCATTTAGACCAGATCAATCAAACGCTATTATTGGATTTAATCATCAATGAAGCGAAGAAAAATAATGCAGGAATTATACTAACAAGTTTGCAAACAATAGAAGATCAAAGATTAAATCATGTCATTAACCTCTAA
- a CDS encoding FtsX-like permease family protein, with product MSLTSNQLLQKIVRKEISFTRMITFFIFTIIGFYILILANVLYFDFAKNFTKDSSIWKSNYIVLNKKISALGTLTGNKPTFDLDEIENIKSQKFIEEIGTFQSSLFPVKLQVGGVGGIRGFSTDLFFESVPEQFIDVDNQQWKWKEGDEIIPIIIPKSYLNLYNFGFASSQGLPQVSESLFTKIPFQLVIGKGNNQKVFQARIVDFTTKINTILVPENYLQWANKNFAPNEISEPSRIIVQTSNNGDENYSTFFEEQNYDINKDELKNNELTSYLKLAFSLVLLIGGIIVFAAIWLMIINFQLLIEKNRNKIKDLSLIGFSKTQLSKPYLKLMAFFICLGLIFSLPLVYYTMEYIKSKIGNFIVIENSSFIEVILASIIGLIGILLFNAMILNNTIRKIISN from the coding sequence ATGTCATTAACCTCTAACCAACTTTTACAAAAAATTGTTCGTAAAGAAATCAGTTTTACGCGAATGATTACTTTTTTTATTTTCACAATTATAGGTTTCTATATTTTGATTTTAGCCAATGTTCTGTATTTTGATTTTGCTAAAAATTTTACAAAAGATAGTTCTATCTGGAAGTCTAATTACATCGTTTTAAACAAAAAAATTTCAGCATTAGGAACTTTAACTGGCAATAAACCTACATTTGATCTAGACGAAATTGAGAATATTAAAAGTCAAAAATTTATAGAAGAAATCGGAACTTTTCAATCCAGTTTATTTCCAGTAAAACTACAAGTTGGTGGCGTTGGTGGAATAAGAGGATTTTCGACAGATTTATTTTTCGAATCAGTTCCTGAACAATTTATTGATGTTGATAACCAGCAATGGAAATGGAAAGAAGGTGATGAAATTATCCCAATTATCATCCCGAAAAGCTATTTAAATCTATACAATTTTGGTTTTGCATCAAGCCAAGGTTTACCTCAAGTTTCGGAAAGTTTATTTACTAAAATTCCGTTTCAATTAGTCATTGGAAAAGGTAATAATCAAAAAGTTTTTCAAGCGAGAATTGTTGATTTTACAACAAAAATTAATACCATTTTAGTTCCTGAAAATTATTTACAATGGGCAAATAAAAATTTCGCTCCAAATGAAATTTCTGAACCTTCCAGAATTATAGTTCAAACTTCTAATAATGGTGATGAAAATTATTCAACATTTTTTGAAGAGCAAAATTATGACATCAATAAAGATGAACTTAAAAATAACGAATTAACATCTTACCTAAAATTAGCTTTTAGCTTAGTCTTATTAATCGGTGGAATTATCGTTTTTGCGGCAATTTGGCTTATGATAATTAACTTTCAATTATTGATAGAAAAGAACCGAAACAAAATAAAAGATTTATCATTAATTGGATTTTCAAAAACACAACTGAGCAAACCATATCTAAAATTGATGGCTTTTTTCATTTGTCTAGGACTTATCTTTAGTTTACCGCTAGTTTATTATACTATGGAATATATTAAATCTAAAATAGGAAATTTTATAGTGATTGAAAATTCATCATTTATAGAAGTTATACTTGCAAGCATAATTGGATTAATCGGGATTCTATTATTTAACGCAATGATTTTAAATAATACAATTCGTAAAATAATTTCAAATTAA
- a CDS encoding porin family protein, whose translation MKKLFFVAVGLVSMVGVNAQEKTETPQLGIKTSANVTSFLGDDVNDDDYKLGWSAGLYYHIPINQTLAIQPEVNYARVGAKYKNELINAENITRTYSNSTTLDYIQVPVLLKIYPGESRFNFEVGPQVGFNIYASNKAKFDTNIAGENIVSETKTDISDNVEKVDYGIVGGIGYNITDNVNVGARYYLGLQDTFKSDSNFDAKNHGFTFGVGYSF comes from the coding sequence ATGAAAAAGTTATTTTTTGTAGCAGTAGGGTTAGTTAGTATGGTAGGTGTAAATGCACAAGAGAAAACAGAAACTCCACAGTTAGGTATTAAAACAAGTGCTAATGTAACATCTTTTTTAGGTGATGATGTTAATGATGATGATTACAAATTAGGTTGGTCAGCTGGTTTATATTACCATATTCCAATTAATCAAACACTTGCTATTCAACCAGAGGTGAATTACGCTAGAGTTGGAGCAAAATATAAAAACGAATTAATTAATGCCGAAAACATTACACGTACATATTCTAATTCAACAACTTTAGATTATATTCAAGTACCTGTTTTATTAAAAATTTACCCAGGTGAATCTCGCTTCAATTTTGAAGTTGGTCCACAAGTAGGATTTAACATTTACGCTTCTAATAAAGCAAAATTTGATACAAATATTGCAGGAGAAAATATAGTTTCTGAAACTAAAACAGATATCTCAGACAACGTAGAAAAAGTTGATTACGGAATTGTTGGTGGTATTGGATACAACATTACTGACAATGTAAATGTTGGAGCTAGATATTATTTAGGATTACAAGATACTTTTAAAAGTGATTCTAATTTCGATGCTAAAAATCACGGATTTACTTTCGGAGTTGGATATTCGTTCTAA